Proteins encoded by one window of Cytobacillus sp. IB215665:
- a CDS encoding DUF2164 domain-containing protein gives MKLSKESQDDIITNIQRYFYDEHSEEIGELAARNLLDFAMKELGPHFYNAGVKDSIRIMTQGISNIEDDMYSLLKKETND, from the coding sequence ATGAAATTATCAAAAGAGTCTCAGGATGACATAATAACTAATATCCAAAGATATTTCTATGATGAGCATAGTGAGGAAATTGGTGAATTAGCGGCGAGGAATTTGTTAGATTTCGCCATGAAAGAACTTGGTCCACATTTTTATAATGCTGGTGTAAAAGATAGTATACGTATTATGACCCAAGGAATTTCTAACATAGAAGATGATATGTATTCTCTACTCAAAAAAGAAACGAACGACTAA
- the hutP gene encoding hut operon transcriptional regulator HutP, translating into MSIKLENRIGKIAIQLVLSVDETDVSQQQYPSSWSMCVGKVGSMESNKVVAAIETAARKNGMIDGELYRESHALYHAIIEALHGVTRGQVQLGSVLRTVGLRFSIVRGKPYQNDAEGEWLAVALYGTIGAPVKGNEHEAIGLGINHI; encoded by the coding sequence ATGTCGATTAAATTGGAAAATCGTATTGGAAAGATTGCCATTCAGCTTGTTCTAAGTGTAGACGAAACTGACGTTTCTCAACAGCAGTATCCCTCCTCTTGGAGTATGTGTGTAGGTAAAGTAGGCTCAATGGAATCCAATAAAGTCGTAGCTGCAATTGAAACTGCAGCAAGGAAAAATGGCATGATTGATGGTGAATTATACCGAGAATCACATGCGTTGTACCATGCAATTATTGAGGCGCTTCATGGAGTTACGAGGGGGCAAGTTCAATTAGGCTCTGTTCTACGCACAGTTGGTCTTAGGTTTTCAATCGTTAGAGGTAAACCGTATCAAAATGATGCTGAAGGAGAATGGCTTGCCGTTGCTTTGTACGGTACCATTGGTGCCCCAGTAAAAGGGAATGAACATGAAGCAATTGGTTTAGGGATTAATCACATATAA
- the hutH gene encoding histidine ammonia-lyase has protein sequence MIMLTGQTLTITDMRQILNDNIKVTACSTSMEKVKKSREAVERIVSEKKVIYGITTGFGKFSDVLIDAKDVEELQLNLILSHACGVGEPFPEVVSRAMLVLRANALLKGVSGVRPIVIETLLKLVNNQIHPVIPQQGSLGASGDLAPLSHLVLPLLGEGNVYYQGEIHPAKDVLAEVGISPIVLQAKEGLALINGTQAMTAMGVVAYIEAEKLAIQADWIASLTVEGLRGIIDAFDNDIHEARGYQEQIHVAERIRKILDQSKLTTHQGEIRVQDAYSIRCIPQVHGATWQTLSYVKEKLEIEINAATDNPLIFDDGNKVISGGNFHGQPIAFAMDFLGIAMAELANISERRIERLVNPQLNDLPPFLSPEPGLQSGAMIMQYSAASLVSENKTLAHPASVDSIPSSANQEDHVSMGTIGSRHAYQIINNVRRVLAIELICGMQAVEYRGEEQMAPLTRKLFENGRNVVPSIKKDRVFAIDIEALALWMKEEKVTHNV, from the coding sequence CTGATTATGTTAACTGGACAGACACTGACAATTACTGATATGAGACAAATATTAAATGACAATATAAAAGTTACAGCTTGTTCAACTAGTATGGAAAAAGTTAAAAAGAGCAGAGAAGCTGTAGAAAGAATTGTATCCGAAAAGAAAGTAATCTACGGAATCACAACTGGTTTTGGTAAATTTAGTGATGTTTTAATAGATGCTAAAGATGTAGAGGAGCTACAATTGAATTTAATCCTTTCTCATGCTTGTGGAGTAGGTGAGCCATTTCCAGAGGTTGTGTCACGTGCAATGCTTGTGTTGAGAGCCAATGCCCTATTGAAAGGAGTATCTGGTGTTCGACCAATAGTAATTGAAACATTATTAAAGTTAGTAAACAACCAAATTCATCCTGTCATTCCTCAGCAAGGATCACTAGGTGCAAGTGGAGATCTGGCTCCACTATCACATTTAGTATTACCACTACTTGGTGAAGGGAATGTGTATTATCAAGGTGAAATACATCCTGCAAAAGATGTGTTAGCTGAAGTCGGCATTTCACCGATTGTATTACAAGCAAAAGAAGGTTTGGCTTTAATTAACGGAACACAAGCCATGACAGCTATGGGTGTTGTAGCCTACATTGAGGCAGAAAAATTAGCAATTCAAGCTGACTGGATTGCATCATTAACAGTTGAAGGCTTGCGAGGTATAATAGATGCATTTGATAACGACATTCACGAAGCTAGAGGGTATCAAGAGCAAATTCATGTAGCTGAAAGAATAAGAAAGATATTAGATCAAAGTAAGCTTACGACCCATCAAGGAGAAATACGAGTACAAGATGCCTACTCGATACGCTGTATACCCCAAGTGCATGGAGCGACATGGCAAACATTATCTTATGTGAAAGAAAAACTTGAAATAGAAATTAATGCAGCAACGGATAATCCGCTAATTTTTGATGATGGTAACAAAGTCATTTCTGGCGGGAACTTTCACGGCCAACCGATTGCTTTTGCAATGGATTTTCTTGGCATTGCCATGGCAGAACTTGCGAATATTTCTGAACGCCGTATTGAAAGGTTAGTAAATCCTCAATTAAATGACTTACCTCCTTTTCTCAGTCCAGAGCCAGGACTTCAGTCAGGAGCTATGATCATGCAATACAGTGCAGCGTCCCTAGTATCGGAAAATAAAACACTCGCACACCCGGCAAGTGTTGATTCGATACCATCATCTGCAAATCAAGAAGACCATGTAAGTATGGGGACCATCGGCTCAAGACACGCTTATCAAATTATTAACAATGTACGTCGAGTGTTGGCTATTGAGTTAATCTGTGGTATGCAGGCAGTAGAATACCGTGGAGAAGAACAAATGGCTCCGCTAACTCGCAAACTATTTGAAAATGGGAGAAACGTTGTTCCATCAATTAAGAAAGATAGAGTGTTTGCTATAGATATAGAAGCGTTAGCTTTGTGGATGAAGGAAGAAAAAGTGACTCATAATGTTTAA
- a CDS encoding NAD(P)-dependent oxidoreductase, with amino-acid sequence MLRKEKTEIGFIGTGVMGNSMAGHLVDAGYKVALYTRTKEKAQDLLEKGAMWRNSVEELAQEANVIFTMVGYPHDVEEVYLGDNGILSHVKPGTYVIDMTTSTPTLAKKIYEKAKKKNIFSLDAPVSGGDIGAQKAQLTIMVGGDEQVFTTCKPILEIMGKNIILQGEAGSGQHTKMCNQIAIATNMIGVCEAVAYAEKAGLNPSKVLESISFGAAGSWSLSNLAPRIIDDNFEPGFYVKHFIKDMGIALNEAEAMGMQTPGLSLAKSMYDKLAKKGEGESGTQALYKLY; translated from the coding sequence ATGTTAAGAAAAGAAAAGACAGAGATTGGTTTTATCGGAACGGGTGTAATGGGTAACAGTATGGCAGGTCATTTAGTTGATGCGGGTTACAAGGTAGCGCTATATACGCGTACGAAGGAAAAAGCGCAAGACTTATTGGAAAAAGGGGCTATGTGGAGAAATAGCGTTGAAGAGCTCGCACAAGAAGCAAATGTGATCTTTACAATGGTAGGATATCCACATGATGTAGAAGAAGTTTATCTTGGAGATAACGGTATATTAAGTCATGTAAAACCAGGTACATATGTCATTGACATGACGACATCGACTCCTACTCTTGCTAAAAAAATTTATGAAAAAGCGAAGAAAAAAAATATATTCTCTTTAGATGCACCAGTGTCTGGTGGTGATATTGGGGCACAAAAGGCGCAGCTAACGATTATGGTAGGTGGAGATGAGCAAGTGTTTACTACTTGTAAACCGATTTTAGAAATAATGGGCAAGAACATAATTTTGCAAGGGGAAGCAGGATCAGGACAGCATACTAAGATGTGTAACCAAATTGCGATTGCTACAAATATGATTGGTGTCTGTGAAGCAGTTGCTTACGCAGAAAAAGCTGGCTTAAATCCTTCAAAAGTGTTAGAGAGTATATCGTTTGGAGCTGCGGGGAGCTGGTCATTAAGTAATTTAGCACCGAGAATCATTGATGATAATTTTGAGCCAGGGTTTTATGTGAAACATTTTATTAAAGATATGGGAATTGCGCTAAATGAGGCGGAAGCAATGGGAATGCAAACACCAGGGTTAAGCCTAGCTAAATCAATGTATGACAAACTAGCAAAAAAAGGTGAAGGGGAAAGTGGAACACAAGCATTGTATAAGTTATATTAA
- a CDS encoding NUDIX domain-containing protein: MNIRNSAKAIIFNGEKILLTKNVGDDGLYYLFPGGGQEHGETISNALIRECIEEVGQEVQIGELLHIREYIGKNHEHAAYDFNVHQIEYYFICSLVNKTSPNKVPTNPDSYQVGIDWVDIKDLEQYRLYTKELTKYIVKYIRKENAPVYLGDIN, from the coding sequence ATGAATATTAGAAATTCTGCAAAAGCAATTATTTTTAACGGGGAGAAGATCTTATTAACAAAAAATGTAGGTGATGATGGGTTATATTATCTATTTCCTGGTGGTGGTCAAGAGCATGGTGAAACGATTAGCAACGCTTTAATTAGAGAATGCATTGAAGAAGTGGGTCAAGAAGTACAAATTGGAGAACTACTTCATATTCGAGAATATATTGGCAAAAACCATGAGCATGCTGCTTATGATTTTAATGTTCATCAAATCGAATATTACTTTATTTGTAGTCTAGTAAATAAAACGAGTCCAAATAAAGTCCCTACGAATCCTGATAGTTACCAAGTAGGGATAGATTGGGTGGATATAAAAGATTTAGAACAATACAGGTTATATACGAAAGAGTTGACTAAATATATTGTTAAATATATTCGAAAAGAAAATGCGCCAGTATATTTGGGTGATATTAACTAG
- a CDS encoding dihydrodipicolinate synthase family protein, translating into MANFEGVYVAVVTPFTETYEVDYKRLYELCNWLISQGVDGLVPSGSLGEYATLTVEERAKVIETVIAAANFRVPVIVGTGAPSTEQAVKWAQFAKDKGGAGIMALPPINYKPLQNEVIAHYEALNEVGIPIIAYNNPHDYPTDLTPELLITLSKLKNVKAVKEFSGDIRRVHDILDKTDLEVLIGVDDLALEGPLAGATGWIAGVPNALPKQSVELFRLGREGRATEAIELYRSLLPLFHYDASPQLVQYIKYMMELAGQPVGTTRPPRLPLSSEEYEDVKKAFQRAASTVKQ; encoded by the coding sequence ATGGCAAATTTTGAAGGTGTGTACGTTGCAGTTGTTACTCCATTTACTGAAACTTATGAAGTTGATTATAAGCGCTTATATGAGTTATGTAATTGGTTAATTTCTCAAGGGGTAGACGGTTTAGTTCCTTCGGGTTCATTAGGAGAATATGCTACGTTAACAGTTGAAGAACGTGCAAAAGTAATTGAAACGGTCATTGCTGCTGCTAATTTTCGTGTTCCTGTAATAGTTGGTACTGGAGCACCTTCTACGGAGCAAGCAGTAAAGTGGGCACAGTTCGCAAAAGACAAAGGTGGAGCAGGTATTATGGCTTTACCACCTATAAATTATAAACCTCTACAAAACGAAGTCATTGCTCATTATGAAGCGTTAAATGAAGTAGGTATTCCGATTATTGCATACAATAATCCTCACGACTATCCTACTGATTTAACTCCTGAATTATTAATAACTCTTTCAAAGCTGAAAAATGTTAAAGCTGTAAAAGAGTTCAGTGGGGATATTCGAAGAGTACATGACATTTTGGATAAAACAGACTTGGAAGTATTAATTGGGGTAGATGACTTAGCGTTGGAAGGTCCTTTAGCTGGCGCAACTGGTTGGATTGCTGGGGTTCCAAATGCTTTACCTAAACAAAGTGTAGAGTTGTTTCGCCTGGGTAGGGAAGGTCGGGCGACTGAGGCAATAGAGTTATATAGAAGTTTACTCCCTTTATTTCATTATGATGCGAGCCCTCAGCTTGTTCAATATATAAAATACATGATGGAATTAGCTGGACAGCCAGTGGGTACAACAAGACCTCCACGCTTACCTTTAAGTAGTGAAGAATATGAAGATGTTAAAAAAGCTTTTCAACGAGCAGCTTCTACTGTTAAGCAATAA
- a CDS encoding aldehyde dehydrogenase family protein, whose product METKNWIGGEVVTVVDDRKVVYNPSNLTEEVGVVHCSNENHVLQAETAAKQGFKVWSSLPSAVRGSYLSKMADALQKNIEELATLSSREMGKPIAEMKGEVLRAVNLLKYYAAEGVRSNGNVIPASDSDVLQYTKRVPLGVVGIITPWNFPVAIPIWKIAPALICGNTVIWKPAEIASLTATKMMEIFSTVQLPEGVLNLVIGKGSIVGKTLLEQVDIEAVSFTGSSNTGIQVASICAKRNIKYQTEMGGKNAAVVLNDANIEKTVPIILSGAYRSAGQKCTATSRIIVESSVYEKFVAQMKRAISELVTGNALNASSYLGPVASKEQFDSVSAYINQARTEAEIIGEGMSSIESEGFYISPMLATGVDPKHTLVQEEVFGPLALVLKAQDFEDAMHLCNETVYGLSASVFTNNLTKAHRFLDESDAGMVRVNQETAGVEYQAPFGGMKQSSSHSREQGQAALDFYTSIKTCAIKYSF is encoded by the coding sequence TTGGAAACAAAAAACTGGATAGGTGGGGAAGTCGTTACGGTAGTAGATGATAGAAAAGTTGTGTATAACCCATCTAATTTAACCGAAGAAGTTGGAGTTGTGCATTGCTCTAATGAAAATCATGTATTACAAGCAGAGACGGCGGCAAAGCAAGGCTTCAAGGTATGGTCATCTCTACCTAGCGCTGTTCGAGGTTCGTATTTATCCAAAATGGCAGATGCCTTGCAAAAAAACATTGAAGAGCTTGCAACTTTATCGAGTCGAGAGATGGGAAAGCCAATTGCTGAGATGAAGGGTGAAGTGTTGCGTGCAGTAAATCTATTAAAATACTATGCAGCTGAAGGAGTACGTTCAAATGGTAATGTTATACCTGCGTCCGATAGTGATGTACTTCAATATACGAAGCGTGTTCCTTTAGGAGTAGTTGGGATAATTACACCATGGAATTTCCCTGTAGCTATTCCTATTTGGAAAATAGCTCCTGCACTCATCTGTGGAAATACAGTAATTTGGAAACCTGCAGAAATCGCTTCATTAACAGCAACAAAAATGATGGAGATTTTTAGTACAGTCCAATTACCTGAAGGAGTATTAAACTTAGTAATCGGTAAGGGGAGTATTGTAGGGAAGACACTACTTGAACAAGTAGACATAGAGGCAGTTAGTTTCACAGGATCATCGAATACAGGGATACAAGTTGCTAGTATATGTGCAAAGCGAAATATTAAATATCAAACTGAAATGGGTGGGAAGAATGCAGCAGTTGTTCTAAATGATGCAAATATAGAAAAAACTGTTCCCATCATACTAAGTGGTGCTTATCGTTCTGCTGGGCAAAAGTGTACTGCTACGAGTAGAATAATTGTAGAAAGTAGTGTTTACGAAAAGTTTGTTGCACAAATGAAACGAGCTATTTCTGAACTTGTTACTGGAAATGCTTTAAATGCAAGTTCATACTTAGGACCAGTAGCATCAAAAGAACAGTTTGATAGTGTTTCAGCATATATTAATCAAGCCCGTACTGAGGCAGAGATTATTGGAGAGGGTATGAGTTCAATTGAATCAGAAGGGTTCTATATTAGCCCTATGCTAGCGACAGGAGTTGACCCTAAACATACACTTGTTCAAGAAGAGGTCTTTGGTCCGCTTGCGCTTGTGTTAAAAGCACAAGACTTTGAAGATGCAATGCATTTATGTAATGAGACAGTATACGGATTAAGTGCTTCAGTATTTACGAATAATCTAACGAAAGCTCATCGTTTTCTTGATGAAAGTGATGCGGGAATGGTTCGAGTTAATCAAGAAACAGCTGGTGTTGAATATCAAGCGCCATTTGGTGGTATGAAACAATCAAGCTCTCATTCACGGGAACAAGGGCAGGCTGCATTAGATTTCTATACATCAATTAAAACTTGTGCAATTAAATACTCTTTTTAA
- a CDS encoding NAD(P)-dependent alcohol dehydrogenase: protein MKAMIYTRYGPPDVLRLEELDKPTIEDNEVLIKVHARTVSSGDARMRQGSRKSLPMWPISKLAIGFTKPKKNILGMDLAGEVVSIGSKVTRFNIGDQVYGFSGKGTYVEYISIAEDGAIGIKPSNMNYEEAAAVPFGAVSALYFLRKGNIKSGQKILIYGASGSVGTFAVQLGKVFGAEVTGVCSTANAEMVRSLGADKVIDYTAEDFTQNIDTYDIIFDTVGKTKFSHCKRSLKQNGFYVLAVIHYPQVFQMIRTSIVGDKKVVSGIAPGNTEDLVFLKKLIEEEKLVSVIDRCYPLEQITEAHEYVDKGHKKGNVVII, encoded by the coding sequence ATGAAAGCAATGATATATACAAGGTACGGGCCACCGGATGTTCTTCGACTGGAAGAACTTGATAAGCCTACTATCGAGGATAATGAAGTGCTGATCAAAGTTCATGCAAGAACTGTTTCATCAGGAGATGCAAGGATGCGACAAGGAAGTAGAAAGTCATTACCAATGTGGCCAATTTCTAAATTAGCGATAGGTTTTACAAAGCCCAAAAAAAATATACTAGGTATGGATCTTGCTGGGGAAGTTGTTTCAATAGGTAGTAAAGTAACACGGTTTAATATAGGTGACCAAGTGTATGGATTTAGTGGGAAAGGCACTTATGTTGAGTATATAAGCATAGCTGAAGACGGAGCTATTGGAATTAAGCCAAGTAATATGAACTACGAAGAAGCCGCAGCAGTTCCCTTTGGGGCAGTATCTGCATTGTACTTCTTACGTAAAGGCAATATAAAGAGTGGACAAAAAATCCTTATTTATGGAGCTTCAGGGAGTGTAGGTACATTTGCAGTACAGCTTGGTAAAGTCTTCGGGGCAGAAGTAACAGGAGTTTGTAGTACAGCCAATGCAGAAATGGTGAGATCTTTAGGAGCGGATAAAGTCATTGATTACACTGCTGAGGATTTCACACAAAATATTGATACGTATGACATTATATTTGACACTGTGGGCAAAACCAAGTTTTCACATTGTAAAAGGTCTTTAAAACAAAATGGATTTTATGTATTAGCTGTTATTCATTATCCACAAGTTTTTCAAATGATACGCACTTCAATAGTAGGTGACAAAAAAGTTGTAAGCGGGATAGCTCCAGGCAATACTGAAGATTTAGTTTTCCTTAAAAAGCTTATCGAGGAGGAAAAACTAGTATCGGTTATTGATAGATGCTATCCATTGGAACAAATTACTGAAGCTCATGAATATGTTGATAAAGGACATAAGAAGGGTAATGTGGTCATCATTTAA
- a CDS encoding NAD(P)/FAD-dependent oxidoreductase: MIDVVIVGAGPAGLKAGITCATYGLHVKIIDEFVKPGGRLLGQLHEEPNGTWWNGIEQANNLLEQATAIGVTIECGVSVHHIEKTTDGWVIHTNKEQIITPTVLLATGAAEYSTPIKGWTLPGVMSIGAAQVMTNVHRVKVGQRGIVIGLNVLSFAIARELQLAGIELASIVPPKLNQITKEAGHPHKIMEALLRYSHLAPSAFLRFGSKLIKSQTLQRIAVDFYPKTGISVWGIPLHLRTAAVEIFGDTKVEGVKLVNITSSGEPIKGTEKELLVDFVCISGGLYPLAELAAVAGCPFYYIPELGGHIPLHNERMKTPLDGLYVAGNITGIESSKVAIAQGDTAGLSIVSDLMKNNEAIEEKVNASIVNIEQDRHNSIIQFHPGIKEGRKKLNKLWTELQMSIPSKYKQIY; encoded by the coding sequence ATGATTGATGTCGTTATTGTTGGAGCTGGTCCAGCCGGATTAAAAGCAGGCATAACATGTGCGACATATGGCTTACATGTAAAGATAATAGATGAGTTTGTGAAACCAGGTGGACGACTTCTCGGTCAACTTCATGAAGAACCGAATGGAACTTGGTGGAATGGTATAGAACAAGCGAACAATTTATTGGAGCAAGCCACAGCTATCGGCGTTACAATAGAATGTGGAGTATCTGTACACCACATTGAAAAAACTACAGATGGCTGGGTTATTCATACAAATAAAGAACAAATTATTACACCGACCGTCTTATTAGCAACAGGTGCCGCTGAATATTCAACACCAATTAAGGGGTGGACACTTCCTGGAGTCATGTCAATTGGTGCTGCACAGGTGATGACAAATGTTCACAGGGTGAAAGTTGGCCAAAGAGGAATTGTCATTGGATTAAATGTATTATCATTTGCAATAGCTCGTGAATTACAACTTGCAGGAATCGAATTGGCTAGTATTGTTCCTCCAAAGCTCAATCAAATCACGAAAGAAGCTGGGCATCCACATAAAATCATGGAGGCGTTACTTCGATATTCTCACCTTGCCCCATCAGCATTTCTTAGATTTGGGAGTAAATTAATAAAAAGTCAAACTTTGCAAAGAATAGCAGTTGACTTTTACCCTAAAACTGGCATATCAGTTTGGGGCATACCTCTGCATCTACGTACTGCCGCTGTAGAAATATTTGGGGATACTAAAGTTGAAGGTGTTAAGCTTGTTAATATTACTTCAAGTGGTGAACCCATAAAGGGTACAGAAAAGGAATTACTTGTCGATTTTGTTTGTATTTCTGGCGGACTATACCCATTAGCAGAATTAGCAGCTGTTGCTGGCTGCCCCTTCTACTATATTCCGGAATTGGGTGGCCATATTCCTTTACACAACGAAAGAATGAAAACACCATTGGATGGACTCTACGTAGCAGGAAACATTACAGGTATAGAAAGTTCTAAAGTTGCAATTGCTCAAGGAGATACCGCTGGGTTGTCAATTGTATCAGACTTAATGAAAAATAATGAGGCAATTGAGGAAAAGGTCAATGCATCAATTGTAAACATAGAGCAAGATAGACATAACTCAATCATCCAATTTCACCCTGGTATAAAGGAAGGTAGAAAAAAGTTAAATAAATTATGGACTGAACTACAAATGTCAATACCTTCAAAATATAAACAAATATACTAG
- a CDS encoding (2Fe-2S)-binding protein: protein MTEKNRIMNHPILGILEDKKRITFMFDGQLVDAYEGDTIAAALLANNIRTLRYHEETATPRGIYCNIGHCFECRLSVNGRNGVRSCITVVEEGMKVEASRTLPSPLKEVESK from the coding sequence ATGACCGAAAAAAACCGTATCATGAACCACCCAATCCTTGGCATATTAGAAGACAAAAAACGAATTACTTTTATGTTTGATGGACAGCTTGTCGACGCTTATGAAGGAGATACGATTGCTGCTGCGTTATTAGCTAATAATATACGTACGCTACGGTATCATGAAGAGACTGCTACACCGAGGGGAATATATTGTAACATAGGACATTGTTTCGAATGCCGCTTGTCGGTCAATGGCAGGAATGGAGTTAGATCTTGCATAACTGTAGTTGAAGAAGGAATGAAAGTAGAAGCAAGTAGAACTCTACCGAGTCCATTAAAGGAGGTGGAGTCAAAATGA
- a CDS encoding (2Fe-2S)-binding protein: MMTEAQTIICRCEEVNYEEVFNAIQQYKCSSREIKLRTRAGMGCCGGRTCRIMLESIIQDFSQSETEKLQPLKYQPPIRPISFGLLGENK; encoded by the coding sequence ATTATGACCGAAGCACAAACGATCATATGTCGATGCGAAGAAGTAAACTACGAGGAAGTGTTCAATGCTATTCAACAATATAAGTGTTCCTCTCGAGAAATTAAACTAAGAACACGCGCTGGAATGGGCTGTTGTGGAGGTCGTACGTGTAGAATAATGCTTGAATCTATCATTCAAGATTTTTCTCAATCTGAAACAGAGAAGCTACAGCCCTTAAAATATCAGCCACCTATTCGACCAATATCTTTTGGGCTGTTAGGTGAAAATAAATGA
- a CDS encoding sigma-54 interaction domain-containing protein: MSITYTNAIDFIDTEFLLYSKEEFNEQHASNELTNIDDFPMIFVKDQDNYFFALFDKPTTQLEKVSLIPANSSVAQLISELTSSSIVLVQNTKEVIGYVSIKQFIDKMYYSYQSLNAYFDAVINTIDASVTVIDHQGIVHVWTEGAEKIFSLSKEQILGNPITDFFDIDKLEIMKTLKEGRSLYRHQHKPRSDLFVLINSNPIHLENDIVGAVVTEMDITSQVRLNQELFNMSTKVQHLEQEVAKLNRLKDPFDTIKGNSSAIKKTIQLSKKICTTNTTVLILGESGVGKELFAKAIHDTREPHDAPFIPINCGAIPSSLFESELFGYAKGAFSGADQKGKKGKIELAIGGTLFLDEIGEMPLDMQVKLLRVLQERKFYPIGGTRQINADINIIAATNRDLESLVKQGDFRQDLFYRLNVVSINVPPLRKRQEDIVELTHYFLYEFSIRYNRPIHGISQTVMEQLLQYDWPGNIRELRNVVERLVVFSSEGNINHEDLPFTIDPIKTSESTSFALSTSEILSHEIGTLSDELHAHEKKVILHALKLHNGNKLACAKRLGITRATLYNRMKKLNIHL; this comes from the coding sequence ATGTCAATAACATATACAAATGCCATTGATTTTATCGATACTGAGTTTTTATTATATTCAAAAGAAGAATTTAATGAACAACATGCTTCTAACGAATTAACTAACATAGACGATTTTCCAATGATCTTTGTCAAAGATCAGGATAATTACTTTTTTGCACTTTTTGACAAACCCACAACACAGCTTGAAAAAGTCAGTTTAATTCCTGCAAATAGTTCTGTTGCTCAGTTAATTAGTGAATTAACAAGCAGCAGTATCGTTCTTGTACAAAATACGAAAGAAGTCATAGGTTATGTTAGTATCAAGCAGTTTATAGATAAAATGTATTATTCCTACCAATCATTAAATGCCTACTTCGATGCTGTCATCAATACAATCGATGCCTCGGTTACGGTTATCGATCATCAAGGCATCGTTCACGTTTGGACTGAAGGAGCTGAAAAAATTTTTTCTTTAAGTAAAGAGCAAATTTTAGGAAATCCGATCACCGATTTTTTTGACATAGACAAACTAGAAATCATGAAAACATTAAAGGAAGGCCGCTCTTTATATCGCCATCAACACAAACCTCGCTCAGACCTATTCGTCTTAATTAACTCAAATCCCATTCACCTAGAAAATGATATCGTAGGAGCAGTAGTAACCGAAATGGACATAACGAGTCAGGTTCGCCTAAATCAAGAATTATTTAATATGTCTACAAAAGTCCAACATCTTGAACAAGAAGTTGCAAAGTTAAATCGATTAAAAGATCCATTTGATACGATAAAAGGTAATAGCTCAGCTATAAAGAAAACCATTCAATTGTCAAAGAAAATATGCACAACAAATACAACTGTTTTAATTCTTGGTGAAAGTGGAGTCGGGAAAGAGTTATTCGCCAAAGCCATTCATGATACACGTGAACCTCATGATGCACCTTTTATTCCAATAAACTGTGGAGCCATTCCTTCATCATTGTTTGAAAGTGAATTATTTGGATATGCAAAAGGAGCATTTTCAGGTGCAGACCAAAAAGGTAAGAAAGGTAAAATTGAGCTTGCGATTGGTGGTACACTTTTTCTTGATGAAATCGGTGAAATGCCCCTAGACATGCAAGTTAAACTACTCAGAGTTCTACAAGAAAGAAAATTCTACCCCATTGGAGGAACAAGACAGATAAATGCTGATATAAACATTATCGCTGCAACGAATCGTGACCTAGAGTCATTAGTAAAGCAAGGAGATTTTCGTCAAGATTTATTTTACAGACTAAATGTTGTCAGCATAAATGTTCCACCTTTACGAAAAAGACAAGAAGATATTGTAGAGCTTACGCATTACTTTTTATATGAATTTTCCATTAGATACAACCGTCCAATCCACGGTATATCTCAGACTGTGATGGAACAACTACTACAATATGATTGGCCTGGAAATATTCGAGAGCTACGCAATGTTGTGGAAAGATTAGTTGTTTTTAGCTCTGAAGGAAATATAAATCATGAAGATTTACCTTTTACAATCGATCCTATCAAAACAAGCGAATCGACATCATTTGCTCTTTCAACATCTGAAATCCTTTCACATGAGATCGGGACATTAAGTGACGAATTACATGCTCATGAGAAAAAGGTTATCTTACATGCTTTAAAATTGCATAACGGAAATAAGCTAGCATGTGCGAAGAGATTAGGAATTACACGAGCAACACTATACAATAGGATGAAAAAATTAAATATCCATTTATGA